ACCGCTCAGAAGTCCACTGACCAGAGAAAACACCCCACACGAGAGCGATCAACGACCGACCACCACATCCGCCGGCACACCCCACTGAGAACCCCGCCGACGACCTACCGCTGGCAAAGCCCCATCCCATCGCCACATTCACTCCTGACGATCAACGGCATCGGAGGTCTGCACCACATCAGTAACAACGATTGCCCGCAAGGCGCGATCATCCGACTTTGATGACCTTCCGCTCTCAGATGCACTGATTCAAGGCGACGCGAAGGTGGCTCGAGTATCTTGTGCCGACGTTCTGACGTATTCAGTCCGCTCGGAGAGTCTCAATGCACACAAATTCTTCCGCTCGTCATACTTTCCGCAGCCTCATGCTGGCTATCGCGCTGCTGGCCCCCCTTGGCGCAGGCCTTGCAGCATGCAGTGCCGACTCTGACGATCTATCCGAGAATCACAGCAGCTTAGACCACAAAGCCGGGTCACCTATGGACAGGTCGATCCCGGTGGGGCTGAAGATCCCGGCTGTGAAGGTCGATGCAAGCTCCATGCTGAAACTAGGAGTTGACAAACACGGAAATCTCCAGATGCCATCCGTTGATCAGGCAAAAAGGCCGGGGTGGTACTCCCACAGTGTCACTCCGGGCGAAAATGGCGTTTCGGTGCTCGTTGCTCGCTTTAGGACACCCAGCGGCCCGGCACTTGTTCCGAACGGATCCCTCCTGAAGGTCGCGGACAAAATCCACATCAAGCGATCGGACGGCGAGACGGCCACCTTCATCATCACGGAAGTCGAGCAGCGAGACGTAAAGTCGATCTCCGCCACCTCACTGGATTTGAAATCGAAGCGACCTGCATTACTCCTTATCACTCCAGGATGCGCATGGACCAAGAAGAGCGCCCATCACGAGACGAACAAAGGGGATAAGGAGACCGTACATGAGAGGAAAGGGAATCATTACTGCAACATCGTCTTCTCTGCTGATCTAATGCAGCAAGTTGCCGAAAAATGAACCTTCCTGCTCTCAGCCGGCGGGATGATCAGGTGGACCCCGGCGCGGCGGCGCCGATGGGCGAAGCCGGTGGCGCAGGTATCGAGGTGAGCGGGTCGGCCCTGGCGGGGTGGAAAGGGCGGGTGGGGCGAGGCTTTACGCATATCGCGGTTCCTGCTCACCCAGCCACTGATAGGCAGCACGGCGCCGGGGACGCTGTATGACTTCGTCCAGGAGGGTTATTCACGGGCTTGGTTTCTTGATCAGCAAGACGGCCCTGCTCGGTAGCCTGGCGTTTGCGACGACGTCAGTTTTCCACCGGGGCAGGGCCGTTGAGCTGGAACGTTACGACAGGGCTGGAAGCGGATCAACTGGAGGCCTTGGTGGTCCGGGTCCACACGATGCTGGTGGAGGACCCCGATCCGCCCGTGGTGCCGGGACCGATGTGGGCGCTGGGCCTGTACAAGTCCGTGGTCCTGGTGTTGTTCCTGCTGCGGCAGAACCCCGTCCAGCAAGCGGCGGCGGAACTGTTCCACATCTCCCAGGCCACCGTCTCGCGCCGGTGGACCACGCTGCTCCCGGTGGTGGAGACGGCCCTGGCCGAGCATGTGCCCGACCCCGCCGACGCCTCACACGGCAGGATCGTCCTGGTCGACGGGACCCTGGTCACCACGTGGGACTGGGCGAGCGAGGGCACCACGATGTTCTCCGGCAAGCATCGTGACACAGGCTTCAACCTGCAGGTCGCCGCCACTCTCAGCGGGGACCTGCTCGCCGTCTCCGCGCCGGTACCCGGCAGTCGGCACGACATGTACGCCTGGTGCCAGTCCCACTTTCCCAAAGCCTTCGCCGACCGGGAGAGCATGGGGGATCTGGGCTATGTCGGCTCCGGCATGCTCACCGCCCGCCGCAAGCCACCCGGTCAGGAACGCCCCGTCAAAGACAAAGTGTTCAACCAGAGCATCGGCAAGCTCCGCGCCGCCGTCGAACGAGCGATCGCACATCTGAAGGACTGGAAGGTCCTCGCCACTCGCTATCGCGGCCCTCTCACCCGGTTCCCCCTCGTCGCCAAGACCGTCACCGCCCTCGCCTTCTATAAGAACGGCTGGTGACCCCGTGAATAAGCCTCCAGGACCTTGTTGATCGTGTCCTACGTCATGAAAGACCTCCAGGTACAAGGGGTGTGCGGCCCGCATCTGGCAGTGACTAACCTTCGCTTGCAAACCTGGGTGAATGCGACGGCACTCGCCGCTCGGCAACGCCACGCGGCGGGTGTTCTGCGGGCGCCGCACAGGGTGCCGCTGCTGTTCCCCGGAGTCGTGGGGCACCGGCCTCGATCATTCACGTGCGCGCGCCGGCTTGAGGTGATCGGTCGAGGTTGAGGTTTCGTCCTGGTTCGTCCTTCGGGTGGTGGTGACGTTCCGGCCCGTGTGTCGTCACGGGTGGTCGTCGGTTTCCACGGGCCGAGGACGGGGCGGGTCTCCTCCTTCCGGAATCGGGGTCGGTGGGGTGGCAGTCAGCCGGGGGCGGGCAGGGCCTGGACGGCGCCCCAGGCGTCGACGATGTCGGTGGATGCGGGCCAGGCGGGGTCGAATTTCAGCTCGCGTCTTCGGGCGTGGTCGGCGAGTTTCGCGGGGACGTCCAGGAGTCGGGTGCGCAGAGTGGCGGGCTCGGCCCGGGCGAGTTTGCCTTCGGTGGCCAGGAGTTGGAACCAGCGGGCGAGGTCGGTGGCCAGGGCGAGGAGGGTGCACCAGGCTTGGTTGACCTTGAAGTAGCGGGAGGGCATCAGGTTGAGGGAGAGGGCCTTGCCGCGTCGGATGCCGGCCTCGACGTGGGTGTGGGAGCGGGCTCGGGCGTCGAGGAACTGCAGTTGCCCGCCGGTGGTGTTGGTGGCGATGGCCTGGTAGCGGTAGTCGGTCTTCTTCTCGTACGGCTTGAGCTCGCGCTCGTACTTGGGGTGGATGGGTTCGCGGCGAACGATCACCCGCATCCCTTCCGGCCAGCCGGTCAGGTCGAGCATGTCGGTGATCTCGACGAGGTCGGCGTCCTTGCGCGGCTGGCCCTTGTGGTCCAGGGCCGGCGTCCACGCGGTGGCCGGGACCTTGGCCAGGGCCTTCCAGAAGTCGTCGTCGCGGGTGTGGCCGACGGAGTACTCCCAGCGGTTGGCCGCGTTGCCGCCGCCGGAGGTGATCCAGGTGAGGAACTCCATCGTGGCTCCGGCGCCGTCGGTGCGGAACAGGACCCGGCGCCGACGGCGGGTGGGCAGCTGACGCAGGCCCTCGATACTCACCGAGATGTGGTCATCGGCGGTGTTGGATCCCGCCGATCCCGGCCGCAGCCGGTTGACCAGGAGTTCTTCGGTGTTGTCGCAGAACATCAACAGCGGGTGGTGGCCATATCCCTTGAAGTTGGGCTCGGCTCCCTCCTTGCCGGAATGCGCCGGGACGACTGAGGCGTCCAGGTCCAGCACCGTGACACCGGTCAGCTCCCGCCCGTTGACCTTGATCCAGGGAAAGCCGCCCGGGCGCAGGTCGAGCTGCTGGTGGACGTGGATACGGGTCCGGGCCCGTGCGGAGGCGATCTTCGTCAGCTGGACCGGTCCGATCGCCTCCAGGGTCCGCCACAGCGTGGACGCCGAGGCCGGGCTGCCCAGGACCAGCGAGGTCTGGCGCATCACATCGATCCCGGCCATCGACCGCGCGCCCAGCAGGACCGCGCAGGCCGCCGAGACCAGGACCGTTCCCCGATCATGGACGGGACGGAAGCCCCGCCGCACCAGGGCAGCCCCGAGCGCGTCGGTCAGCCCGACCTTGTCCGCCAGACGCCGCACCGGCACGATGCCCGCCTTGCCCACCAGCTTCTTCCCGCTTGCGGACAGCGACAGATCATCGGCCCACTCTGTACGCTTCGACACCGGAAGGGTGCCTCCCCTGCACGTGATCCAGTCCTAGAGAAGCTGAATCATCGCAGGTCGGAAGCACCCTTCCTTCATGATGTGACCGACTGTCACTGCGACACCGGGCGCCATGAATTCGTGAGGTTCATGATGATCCGATAGGTTGCCGTTCGTGTCCGCGAAGCCTACGTACGAGGAGCTCGCCGAGCTGGCCGCCTCGCAGGCTGAGCTGATCGGGGTGCTGCAGACGCAAGTCGCCGCGCTGACGCTGGAGTCGCCGAGCTGCGGCGGCAGTTGGGGCGTGACTCCACCAACTCCGGCCAGCCTTCCTCCAAGGATTCGATCGCGGCCAAGGCACGGCGCAAGGCCGAGCTGTCCTCGCGTGAGCGTTCCAAGGACCGCAAGCCCGGTGGCCAGGTCGGCCGCAAGGGTTCCGGCCTGCAGCGTGCGGCTGAGCCGAATCGCATTGATCGTGTCCCCGACCCCGCATCGTGCCGCGGTTGCGGAGAGTCCCTGGTGGGCGCCCGCCGCCTTGAAGACGGCTGGGCCCAGGTCTGGGACACCCTCCCGGCGGCCCTGGAGCGCGTCCACTTCGAGTTGTCCCGCCTGAAGTGCTCCTGCGGGTGTGTCACGACCGCAAGCCCGGACGGCGTGCAGGCGGGCGCGGTGGTCTACGGCCCGAACCTGAAGGCGTACGCCGTGCTGCTGCAGGCCGAGGGCAACGTACCCGTCGAGCGGGCCGCCTCGCTGATCGAGGCCCTGCTCGGCGTGCCGGTCTCGACGGGCTTCGCCGCCACTGCCCTCGCGCGTGCTGCCCGCCGCCTGCAGGAGGCCGGGTTCGAGCAGGCCATGGCCCAGGCGCTGCGCGCCGAGGACGTGCTGTGCGGCGACGAGTCGCCGGTCAACCTGCTGCACAAGAGCAAGGACGAGAAGGGCGCCGAACTGCCCGGCTCCCCGCACGCCGCGGTCCTTCGCACCCCTGACACACGCCTGACCTGGTACGGCGTCATCGACGCCCGCTCCAGCGCCGGGCTTACGGCTCTGCCCCCCCCTGCAGGGCTTCACCGGCGTGCTCGTACGCGACGACTACGCCGGCTGGCACTCCTACGACCCCCTCCTCGCCGGCGTCCAACAGTGCTGCGCTCACCTCATCCGCCACCTCAAGGGCGTCCTGTCCCTTCAGGAGCGTCTGGAGCAGGCCTGGGCCAAGAAGATCATCGAAGTGCTGCGGGCAGCCAACACCGCGGTCCAAGAAGCCCTGGCCGAAGGGAGGAACGCCCTCGATCCAGACCTGCTCACGCGGCTGCGGGCCGAGTACGACAGACGCGTCGCCATCGGCGTATCCGTCAACGAGGAACGGCCCTGGCACGACGGGAACCACCCCGGCTACCGCATCGCGCGCCGACTACGTGACTGAGGCGCCCCGAAGTTTCCGGACAGTGGTCCCACTAAGGTGGCGGAAGAGCGGTGAGATCCGGGAGAACGTGGCGAGGAATCTCTGGGCCGCCCCCGTCGAGCGGAAGTTCTTCATGGCTTTCTCGCGCTGCCTCGTTGGCTGGTGGCTGTTCTCGGCGCGGTTGTTCAAGTACTTCGAACTGCCGTGCTCCACGGAGCACGGCCCCGGCGTGTTCCGTCTTGGCGTGATATGCCCGGTTTGGTTGCCCGTTTGGGGTGAGATGGCAAACGAGCGCGACTTCTGATGATCTTTCAGGTCTCTACGCCAAAAGATCGTCACAGGAGTCGCGCTCGTGCCCGTATCTTCGCTGATCCCCCCTGCCATTGGCCAGCTCACGGACCTGGCACTGTGGGAGGACGAGCTCGCCTCCGACCCGGCGACGGCGGAGTCCGCGCTGGTCAGCAGGCTGCAGCGAGTCCCGGACCGGCGCGCGAAGCGTGGCCGACGGCACGCGCTGGTGGTGATACTGGCGCTGACCGCGTGCGCGACGCTGGTGATCGGCGGCGACTCGATCGCGGCGATCTGGCAGTGGGCGGCCCGTGCCCCGCAGGCGAAGCTGGCCCGTATCGGCGCCCGGTACGACCCGCTGACCGGCCGCTACCTCGTGCCGAGCGAGCGGACCTTCCGGCGAGTGCTCACCAATCTGGACACCGACGCCCTGGACACCGTGACCTGCGAATACACCACAGACCTCGCGCGTGGCACCGTCCCCGCGCCCGAGATCCCCGCCACACCGGGACCGGTGGAGCGCGAACAGCGCCGCGCCGCCCAGCGCTCGGCCGAGCACCCGGTACCGGACGGGCTGCTGTCCGCCGCCGCCCTGGACGGCAAGGCCCTGGCCGGCGCCCGCACCGAGAGCGGGCGGGTCTTCCTCGTCGGCGCGGTCGACCACGCCAGCGGCGCGGTCCTGGGCCAGACCCAGGTACCCGACAAGCGCGGCGAGGGCGAGGCCGCCCGCACCCTGCTCACTCAACTCGACCTGCCCGGTTGGGTGTTCACCCTGGACGCGCTGCACACCACCACGAAGACCGCCCGCCTGATCACCGGCTCTCTCAACGGCCACTACGTCCTGATCCTCAAGGGCAACCAGCCCCTCGCGCACGCCGCCGCCCAGATGCTGCTGACCCGCACGGACGCCGACTTCGCCGAGACCACCGCGACCGACGACGACCGCGCGCACGGCCGCACCGAACGCCGCGCCCTGCGCACCGCACCCGCCGACGACGCCCTGTTCCCCGGCGCATCCCAGGTCTTCCGCCTCCGCCGCGACACCGGCAACCTCGACGGCGAATGGACCAGCAAGGAGATCGTCTTCGGCGTCACCAGCCTGCCGCCCGACCTCGCCGGCCCCGCTCACCTCAACCATTACGAGAGGCTCCACTGGACCGTGGAGAACAAGATCCACTGGGTGCGAGACGTCACCTTCCGAGAAGACAACTCACAGGTCAGGACCGGTACAGCCCCCCGAGCCCTGGCCAGCTTCCGTAACCTGGCGATCAGCACCATCCGCCTCGCCGGACGCGCCAACATCGCCCACGCCCGCCGCGACCTCCTCCGCCACACGGACGCCTTCAACGTCTACGGCATCTGACCAACCGGCACGGAACCGGACATCACATAACTACGCCGGGACCGTGCTCGGCTGCCAACATCAAGACCTGCACCAAGAAGGTGTGAACCGCCCCGGGTTCCATAGAGATCTCAGACTGTGGTTGTGACCTGGGGTTTCGTGAGTTCCGTGTAGTAGTTGGCTTCGTATTCGACGGGCGGGACGTGGCCTATCTCACCGTGGAGTCTTCGGTGGTTGTACCAGTCGGCCCACTCGGCGGTGGCCAACTCGACCTGGGAGAGCGTCTTCCAGGGCCGCTGGGGCTTGATCAACTCGGTCTTGAACAGGCCGATCGTGGACTCCATCAGGGCGTTGTCGTACGCGTCACCGACGGATCCGATGCTCGCCGCGATGCCGGCGGCGTCCAGGTGCTCGGCGAGCTTGAACGATGTGTATTGCGACCCGGCGTCGGAGTGATGGATCAACTCTCCGGGCTGAATGGACTGTTGGTCGCGATCGCGTTGCCAGATGGCCATCTCCAGGGCGTCCAGGACAAAGACGGTCTCCTTCACGGTGGCCGCGGACCAGCCGACGATCCGGCGGGAGAAGGTGTCCACGACGAACGCGACATAGACGGTCGCAGACCAGGTCTTCACATGGGCGAAGTCCGCCACCCAGCACCGGTTCGGAGCCGCGGCGACGAAGTCGCGGTCGACCAGATCGGGGGCCCGCTGGACCTGTCCGCCGGGGATCGTGGTGATGACGCGTTTGCCGCGCACCGCGCCCTGGATACCGAGCTCGCGCATCAGGCGCTCGACAGTACAGCGGGCCACCGCATGTCCCTGCCGGTTCAGCTCTCGCCAGATCTTCCGGGCTCCGTAGACACGGTAGTTGGACGTATAGACGTCCTGGATCCTCTCCTTGAGTGCCTCGTCACGCACCGAACGGGCGGAGGGCGTCTGGAGGCGCTTGTTGTGGGCGTAGTACGTGGAAGGGGCGATCTTGCAGTCGTGTGCGGTGAGCGTCCTGCAGATCGGCTCGACCCCGCCGAAGCGGTCCCGGTGCTCGTCGATGAACGCTACGAGCGCGTGTGTGGCCGGTCGAGCTCGGCCGCGAAGAAACTCGCCGCGGCCTTCAGGATCTCGTTCGCCCGCTTCAGCTCGGCGTTCTCCTTCTTCAGCGCCTTGAGCTGGGTGGACTCCTCCGTCGTCGTCCCCGGACGCTGCCCCGCGTCGATCTCCTGCTGCTTCATCCAGTTCCGCAGAGTCTCGCGGGAGCCGATACCGAGCTTGTTCGCGACCGCCTGCAAGGCGGCCGTCTCGTTCGGGTAGTTGTCGCGCACTTCGGCGACCATGCGCACCGCGCGACGGCGCAGCTCAAGCGGGTAACGGGAGGGTCGTGCCATGACTCAATCCTTTCACGGAATCGAGTCTCTACCTGACACGGGGCGGTTCAGTGTGCGTCTAACTTCGATCATATAAGGGCCCGTCAGCTTACTGACGGGCCCTTTGTTGAGTGTTGGTGTGATTTCAAGTCGGGACAGGCTGCAGGGCTCTTGCAAGGTTGATGTGATCTTGTGGAGGCGCTGGTCATGCCGGCTGTCACGGGGAGCGCGGCCTGCCGACCGGCCGCCCGGAGCTGATCGCGGTCCGGCCGGTCGCCCAGTCCTGGCCAGCCACCATCGTGGTCCACCGCCAGGCACCATGCCCCAGACCCAGACGGGGCTTCGTGCCTCCGGTCCCGCCCCCACCGGCCAGCTCCATGACAAGAGCACGCCGGCCTTGCATGAGCCCTGCCGGGATCAGGATTGCTGCGGGTGTTCGGGCCAGGCGCCGTTTCGCGGGGGGTTCAGCATGTACGAGACCCGCGCCCGGCCGGGGGGCGGGCGCGGGTCTGGCTGCCGCTACTGCACAGGGACGGGCAATGCGGCAACTGAAGGCCCGTCGGGCAGCAGCGACTGCGGTGACTTGGCTGGGCCTTCCGTGTAAGGAACGACCCGAAGGGTCCCCGCGTCACGTCGGACAGACCGGGAACCAGAAGATTCTTTCGGCGCCGAGCAAGGGCCAGGAGCCGTGGCAGGTGGGCCGCTTGGCGGTGTGCGGGCCGGTCAGCCACACCCGTGTGAGACCTGCGGGTGCGCCGTCGAGCCGTCACCGGATGGTGTTCACATATCGCCGCCGGGGTTCGCATGCGAGCCGGCCGGCGGACCGCATAACGGCCGCTGCCCGGCAAGCCGATGGGTCCGGCTCGTTTCGAGTGACTGGCTGAGCTGGCGTTTTGTGTGGGTGGGCTGGTGGTGAGTGCTGGTCGCTTCTACCTTCTGGGTGAGGGGGTGGGGTGATGGTGTCCCTGCTGGAGGAGCTGGAACGGCGTGAGTCGGCTATCGGGGAACGGGTGGGCGAACTGCGGGTGCAGGTAGCGGAGCTGAGCGAGCAACTGGAGGCGTTCGAGGAGATGCTCGCGCAGGTGGAGGTCGCCCGGGCGGTGGTGCGGGAGGTCCTCGACGACGCGGCGGCCGAGGAGCCGGTGCCGCGGCCTGCGGCGGGGCCGCAGCGGGCGGGAGGGGAGTCGCCGATCGGGGTGGTGACGGTGCCCGAGCGGGAGGCGGGGATGGACGCATCGCTGCTGCCGTCTGGGTACCGGGACATCATGGAGGTGCTCATCGCGGCGGGGCGGCCGATGCGGTCGAAGGCGGTCTCGGTGGCGATCGGCCGGGGCGAGGGCCCCTCGAAGGTGGAATCGGTGCGGGTGAAACTGAAGCGGCTCGCGCGCCGGGGCTGGCTGAGCGAGGACAGTCCGGGCCTGTTCGCGCTGCTCGAACACGCCGAGGACAGTGGGCCGTTGGGCCAGGGTTCTGGCGGCTGAGGGTTCTTCTTCCTACGTTCGTAGGTGCCAACCGAAACGCCCGTAGGAAGAAGAACGCCGTGGAACGGTACGACACGCCGCCGAGTGCTGACGACTTTGAGGCGGCGGCGAATTTATTCAGCATGCTCGTGACGGAGCTGGCATCGCCGACGACTGGCGATCTGGCCCATCATGAGCTGGAGGATCTCTTGGAAGACAGGGGCCGTGACCTGCTGCGGCAGCTGTTCCAGGATCACCTGGACCTGCGGGAGCGGCGCGAGCAGGAGGCTGTGGCGAGCTTGCGGCCCCGCGTGATCGGTACGGACGGTCTGCCGCGGCCGCGGCTGGAGAGGGGCCATGGCCGGCTGCTGGCCACGGTGTTCGGCACGGTGACCGTCTCCCGCCTCGCCTGGAGGCGCCTGGAGGCGTCGAACGTGCACCCGGCGGATGCGGTGCTGTCACTGCCGCGGGGCCGACACTCGCACGGTCTGGCCCGCCTCGCCGTCCAGGCGGCCACCCGGATGTCCTACGACGCGGCCCACGAGACGATCATCCGGCGGTGCGGCCGCGTGCTCGGCAAGCGTCGGCTCGCCGGTCTGCTCGTCGAGGCCGCCGGTGACGTCGACGCCTTCTACAACGCCAGAATCGTTCAACCCTGCGCTCCGGCAACAGTGTTGGTGCTGTCCGCGGACGGCAAGGGCATCGTGATGAGGCCCGAGGCCCTGCGGGAGGCCACCCGGCAGGCCGCCGAAAAGCGGCAGCACGCCTTTCGCACGCGTCTGGCCGCCGGGGAGAAGAACGGCAGAAAACGCATGGCCACGCTCGGCGCGGTCTACGACGCCGAACCGGCACCCCGCCGGCCGCACGATGTGATCACGCCGCCCGGCGGCTTCACGGACGGGCACATCCGCCGGCCCGGCCCCGTTGCCCGGGACAAGTGGCTGTGCGGCTCGGTGGAACACGACGCCGAGCACGTTGTGGCGCAGGTCTTCGAGCACGCGCAGGCCCGCGACCCCGAACATCGCCGCACCTGGGTGGTCCTGGTCGACGGCGCCCGCCATCAACTCGACCTCGTCCAGGCCGAAGCCCGTCTCCACCACGTCGAGGCGCACATCGTCATCGACATCATCCACGTCCTGGAGAGGTTGTGGGCGGCGGCCTGGTGCTTCCACGGATCAGGCCAAGTTGACCGGCGGACAGCGGCACGGTGTCGATACCTGCGTCCGCTACCTGCGCGGCAACGCAGATTTCCTGCACTACGAGAAGGCCCTCGCGGCCGGCTGGCCCATCGCCACCGGGATCATCGAAGGCGCGGCCCGCCATCTCGTCGCCGACCGTCTCGACATCAGCGGAGCCCGCTGGGGTCTCGACGGCGCCGAAGCCGTCCTGAAACTCCGTGCCGCCGCCGCTAACGGTGATCTTGACGCCTACTGGAAACATCATCTCGCCAAGGAACATCAACGGCTCTACCCAGCCCATGACCAGGCGAGATACGCCCTTACTGCCTGACCGCGATCTCACTCAGAACGAGCCGCACCCCAAGCCGATCGCATCAGCGTGCGCCGCCACCTAGGCGGCGGCCCCGGGCGGGCGACGCCCCCCGGCCCGGTTGTCCTGTCGGTGCCGGGCCGGGGCGAGCACGCCAGACTTCCCCCAGTTGGCCCGGGCGGTACCTCCCGGGCCAACCCCCGCTCAAACATCCCGCACACCCCTGACCACCGCCAGGCGCACGGGGGGCGCATTCATCAGGGCTCGGAGCCTGTCCGCGGCGCCCGCCAGGACCAGTACACCCATGCGTCATCGGCCAGGTGCCGGAGCACCTCATGCCCCCTGCGTCCGGGACTCCACGGCTCTTGACCAGAGCCGGATGGGCCGTTTCGTCGTCGCCATGAGCAGGGTAGTGGGCGGGGTTCCACCGTCGCGGCGTCGTCAACATCGGCGGCCCATGCCGCGCCGTCCTCGCCGTTGGCAAGGTATTCCTCAGCGCGGCCGCAGGCGTCGGGTACCCGACGCGCTAGCCGGCCATGATCGTTCTCATCGATACTGGCTGTTCCGTTGGTACTACGACTGGTTACCGACGGAGCGGACCCTGGGCCTTCACGGTGTGATATGCGCCGACGGGTCCGCTTGGGCTGT
This is a stretch of genomic DNA from Streptomyces sp. V4I8. It encodes these proteins:
- a CDS encoding IS1380 family transposase; the protein is MSKRTEWADDLSLSASGKKLVGKAGIVPVRRLADKVGLTDALGAALVRRGFRPVHDRGTVLVSAACAVLLGARSMAGIDVMRQTSLVLGSPASASTLWRTLEAIGPVQLTKIASARARTRIHVHQQLDLRPGGFPWIKVNGRELTGVTVLDLDASVVPAHSGKEGAEPNFKGYGHHPLLMFCDNTEELLVNRLRPGSAGSNTADDHISVSIEGLRQLPTRRRRRVLFRTDGAGATMEFLTWITSGGGNAANRWEYSVGHTRDDDFWKALAKVPATAWTPALDHKGQPRKDADLVEITDMLDLTGWPEGMRVIVRREPIHPKYERELKPYEKKTDYRYQAIATNTTGGQLQFLDARARSHTHVEAGIRRGKALSLNLMPSRYFKVNQAWCTLLALATDLARWFQLLATEGKLARAEPATLRTRLLDVPAKLADHARRRELKFDPAWPASTDIVDAWGAVQALPAPG
- a CDS encoding transposase produces the protein MQGFTGVLVRDDYAGWHSYDPLLAGVQQCCAHLIRHLKGVLSLQERLEQAWAKKIIEVLRAANTAVQEALAEGRNALDPDLLTRLRAEYDRRVAIGVSVNEERPWHDGNHPGYRIARRLRD
- a CDS encoding IS3 family transposase (programmed frameshift); protein product: MARPSRYPLELRRRAVRMVAEVRDNYPNETAALQAVANKLGIGSRETLRNWMKQQEIDAGQRPGTTTEESTQLKALKKENAELKRANEILKAAAKFLRGRARPATHALVAFIDEHRDRFGGVEPICRTLTAHDCKIAPSTYYAHNKRLQTPSARSVRDEALKERIQDVYTSNYRVYGARKIWRELNRQGHAVARCTVERLMRELGIQGAVRGKRVITTIPGGQVQRAPDLVDRDFVAAAPNRCWVADFAHVKTWSATVYVAFVVDTFSRRIVGWSAATVKETVFVLDALEMAIWQRDRDQQSIQPGELIHHSDAGSQYTSFKLAEHLDAAGIAASIGSVGDAYDNALMESTIGLFKTELIKPQRPWKTLSQVELATAEWADWYNHRRLHGEIGHVPPVEYEANYYTELTKPQVTTTV
- a CDS encoding transposase family protein → MSWNVTTGLEADQLEALVVRVHTMLVEDPDPPVVPGPMWALGLYKSVVLVLFLLRQNPVQQAAAELFHISQATVSRRWTTLLPVVETALAEHVPDPADASHGRIVLVDGTLVTTWDWASEGTTMFSGKHRDTGFNLQVAATLSGDLLAVSAPVPGSRHDMYAWCQSHFPKAFADRESMGDLGYVGSGMLTARRKPPGQERPVKDKVFNQSIGKLRAAVERAIAHLKDWKVLATRYRGPLTRFPLVAKTVTALAFYKNGW
- a CDS encoding ISAs1 family transposase, producing MPVSSLIPPAIGQLTDLALWEDELASDPATAESALVSRLQRVPDRRAKRGRRHALVVILALTACATLVIGGDSIAAIWQWAARAPQAKLARIGARYDPLTGRYLVPSERTFRRVLTNLDTDALDTVTCEYTTDLARGTVPAPEIPATPGPVEREQRRAAQRSAEHPVPDGLLSAAALDGKALAGARTESGRVFLVGAVDHASGAVLGQTQVPDKRGEGEAARTLLTQLDLPGWVFTLDALHTTTKTARLITGSLNGHYVLILKGNQPLAHAAAQMLLTRTDADFAETTATDDDRAHGRTERRALRTAPADDALFPGASQVFRLRRDTGNLDGEWTSKEIVFGVTSLPPDLAGPAHLNHYERLHWTVENKIHWVRDVTFREDNSQVRTGTAPRALASFRNLAISTIRLAGRANIAHARRDLLRHTDAFNVYGI